The Saprospiraceae bacterium genome includes a window with the following:
- a CDS encoding ABC transporter ATP-binding protein, whose product MTQSKIVLQASDLSKTFTDPVPVKVLMDINFSIRQGEFVSVTGKSGCGKSTLLYILSTMDTEYEGDLYIDGELMRLKSEKQRAAIRNRKIGFIFQFHYLLNEFTVLKNIILPGLKARVLTEEALNEKAMDLLRVMGISHIALKKAHQISGGEKQRVAIARALINDPLIIMADEPTGNLDLKNTEIVFDIFSELAGKFGQTLMVVTHDPEFAERTHRIIEMGDGRIL is encoded by the coding sequence ATGACTCAAAGCAAAATTGTATTGCAAGCATCTGATCTGTCAAAGACCTTTACGGATCCTGTACCGGTAAAAGTGCTGATGGATATTAATTTTAGTATCAGACAAGGAGAATTTGTCTCGGTTACAGGAAAGTCAGGGTGCGGGAAATCGACACTATTGTATATTCTTTCGACCATGGATACGGAATATGAAGGTGATTTGTACATTGATGGTGAATTAATGCGTTTGAAGTCTGAAAAACAAAGGGCTGCAATCAGGAACAGAAAAATAGGTTTTATTTTCCAGTTTCATTATCTTCTGAATGAATTTACGGTTTTAAAAAACATCATTTTGCCGGGATTGAAGGCAAGGGTACTAACCGAAGAAGCACTCAATGAAAAAGCAATGGATCTGCTTCGCGTGATGGGAATCAGTCACATAGCTTTGAAAAAAGCACATCAGATTTCAGGCGGCGAAAAACAAAGAGTGGCCATTGCCCGGGCACTGATTAATGATCCGTTGATCATAATGGCAGATGAACCGACCGGGAATTTAGACTTAAAAAACACGGAAATCGTATTTGATATTTTCAGTGAGTTGGCAGGAAAGTTTGGACAAACCTTAATGGTAGTCACACATGATCCTGAATTTGCGGAAAGAACACATCGGATAATAGAAATGGGAGATGGTAGAATCTTGTGA
- a CDS encoding ABC transporter permease has translation MNLGLIPDIAKSLMLARWKQTLIAAVGVTFSISMFVTLLGFMNGLNGLLDGLILNRTAHVRLFNEIKVREIQPVDQSDAYKDYYNIVRSVRPSGERVEIHNVSAILNALHSDDRVRGVAPRVSAQVIYNVGNIELTGIINGIDVNEEARLYFFEDYVTTGDFTDLRNIPNSIILGKGAADKMLAKIGDIIQVTTPTGNKFSLKVVGYFQSGLADLDKVQSYTSIATTQKLLGKSNSYISDLMVKLNDMTIAPDLAKEYARLFNTEAEDIQTANAQFETGSNIRTLISYAVGITLLIVAGFGIYNILNMMIYEKMDTIAILKATGFSGPDVRNIFIFIALSIGISGGLTGLGIGFLLSSIIDRIPFVTAALPTITTFPVDYNPQYYIIGITFAVVTTFFAGWFPAKKASKVDPVIIIRGK, from the coding sequence GCAGCGGTAGGTGTAACTTTCAGTATATCGATGTTTGTCACGTTGCTGGGATTTATGAACGGTTTGAATGGTTTGTTGGATGGTCTCATACTCAACAGGACAGCTCATGTCAGACTCTTCAATGAAATAAAGGTTAGAGAAATACAACCTGTTGATCAATCTGATGCCTATAAAGATTATTACAATATCGTTCGCTCGGTACGTCCATCAGGTGAAAGAGTTGAAATTCATAATGTTTCAGCTATCCTGAATGCTCTTCACTCGGATGATCGGGTGAGAGGTGTAGCACCCAGAGTGTCAGCACAGGTGATTTATAATGTGGGTAATATTGAGTTGACAGGTATTATCAATGGTATTGATGTCAACGAAGAAGCCAGACTCTATTTTTTTGAAGACTATGTTACAACCGGTGATTTTACCGACCTCAGAAATATTCCAAACAGTATTATTCTCGGGAAAGGCGCTGCAGATAAAATGCTCGCTAAAATCGGTGATATCATACAGGTCACGACACCTACCGGAAATAAGTTTTCACTCAAGGTTGTAGGGTATTTTCAGTCAGGGTTGGCAGATTTGGATAAAGTCCAGAGTTATACTTCTATAGCCACCACCCAGAAATTATTAGGAAAGTCAAACAGTTATATTTCGGATCTGATGGTGAAATTAAACGATATGACTATTGCCCCTGACTTGGCTAAAGAATATGCCCGACTTTTTAATACAGAAGCAGAAGATATTCAAACTGCGAATGCACAATTTGAAACAGGATCCAATATCAGAACTTTGATATCTTATGCAGTAGGCATTACATTGTTGATTGTTGCAGGTTTTGGTATTTACAATATACTGAATATGATGATTTATGAAAAAATGGATACAATTGCAATACTAAAAGCGACGGGATTTTCTGGTCCTGATGTGCGGAATATTTTCATTTTTATCGCATTGAGTATTGGGATTTCAGGAGGACTGACCGGCTTGGGCATTGGCTTTTTACTATCTTCCATAATAGATCGCATACCTTTTGTTACAGCAGCTTTGCCCACTATAACTACTTTTCCGGTAGATTATAATCCGCAATACTACATTATAGGTATCACATTTGCTGTCGTTACTACCTTTTTTGCTGGTTGGTTTCCTGCAAAAAAGGCCAGTAAAGTAGATCCTGTCATTATTATAAGAGGGAAATAA